From Deinococcus yavapaiensis KR-236, a single genomic window includes:
- a CDS encoding LysE/ArgO family amino acid transporter: MRALLEGLLLGFGLIVAIGPQNAFVLRAGLRRRHAYVAALVSSLGDVALITVGVLGIGSLLAASPLLVRLATIGGALFLAWYGVGALRSALQPGRVDLDGNAPTSARDVALAAAGFSLLNFHAILDTVVLLGTVSARFEGPPRAEFAVGAMLASVTWFFALAFVASRLAFLFARPAAWRVLDFFVATVMFALAARLLLAA, encoded by the coding sequence GTGCGCGCCCTGCTCGAAGGACTCCTGCTCGGCTTCGGCCTCATCGTCGCGATCGGCCCGCAAAACGCCTTCGTGCTGCGCGCGGGCCTGCGCCGTCGTCACGCGTACGTCGCGGCGCTCGTGAGCTCACTCGGAGACGTCGCGCTCATCACCGTCGGGGTGCTGGGAATCGGTTCGCTCCTCGCCGCGAGTCCTCTGCTCGTGCGGCTCGCCACGATCGGCGGGGCGCTCTTCCTCGCGTGGTACGGCGTCGGCGCCCTGCGCTCGGCGCTCCAGCCCGGCCGAGTCGACCTCGATGGCAACGCCCCGACGTCGGCGCGCGACGTCGCCCTCGCCGCCGCCGGATTCAGCCTGCTCAACTTTCACGCCATCCTCGACACGGTCGTCCTGCTCGGCACCGTGTCCGCGCGCTTCGAGGGTCCTCCTCGCGCCGAGTTCGCCGTCGGAGCGATGCTGGCGTCCGTGACGTGGTTCTTCGCGCTCGCCTTCGTCGCCTCGCGCCTCGCGTTCCTCTTCGCGCGTCCCGCCGCTTGGCGAGTCCTCGACTTCTTCGTGGCGACCGTGATGTTCGCCCTCGCCGCTCGGCTGCTGCTCGCCGCGTGA
- a CDS encoding GNAT family N-acetyltransferase, with the protein MITYTSDLSTVTAEHLTGFFVGWPNAPRPETLLRLLQGSYRVVLALEGERVVGFANAVSDGVLSAYVPLLEVLPEYQGRGVGSQIVRRLARDLSHLYMVDVLCDEDVVPFYERLGLRRATGVMLRNYERQSGE; encoded by the coding sequence GTGATCACGTACACTTCCGACTTGTCGACCGTCACCGCCGAGCATCTCACGGGTTTCTTCGTCGGCTGGCCGAACGCGCCGCGACCCGAGACTCTGTTGCGCCTCCTCCAGGGAAGCTACCGAGTCGTGCTGGCGCTCGAGGGCGAACGCGTTGTCGGCTTCGCCAACGCCGTCAGCGACGGCGTCCTCAGCGCCTACGTTCCCTTGTTGGAAGTCCTGCCGGAATACCAGGGGCGCGGGGTCGGCTCGCAGATCGTTCGCCGCTTGGCGCGTGACTTGTCGCACCTGTACATGGTGGACGTGTTGTGCGACGAGGACGTCGTGCCGTTCTACGAGCGTCTCGGCTTGCGGCGCGCGACGGGCGTGATGCTTCGCAACTACGAACGCCAATCGGGCGAGTAA
- a CDS encoding cob(I)yrinic acid a,c-diamide adenosyltransferase produces MKLYTKTGDRGETGLYGADRVSKAHPRVEAYGTVDEVNSLLGVARAHLHAQATRDEALDADLAYLQNALFDLGADLATREESPYAKNISRIDDADVTFLEEMIDRYQEGAPKLTRFIHPGGTIVAATLQVARAVARRAERDVVHLSHEEPVNDAARIYLNRLSDLLFVMARAVNARAGLREDEWHVKGRKES; encoded by the coding sequence ATGAAGCTTTACACGAAGACCGGGGACCGGGGAGAGACGGGCCTTTACGGCGCGGACCGCGTCAGCAAGGCTCATCCCAGGGTGGAGGCGTACGGTACGGTGGACGAAGTCAACAGCCTTCTCGGCGTGGCGCGGGCACACTTGCACGCCCAGGCGACGCGTGACGAGGCGCTCGACGCGGACCTCGCGTACTTGCAAAACGCGTTGTTCGACCTTGGCGCGGACCTCGCGACGCGCGAGGAAAGTCCGTACGCGAAGAACATCAGCCGGATCGACGACGCGGACGTGACCTTCTTGGAGGAGATGATCGACCGCTACCAGGAAGGCGCGCCGAAGCTGACGCGGTTCATCCATCCGGGCGGCACGATCGTCGCGGCGACGCTGCAAGTCGCGCGGGCCGTCGCGCGGCGCGCGGAGCGTGACGTGGTGCACCTCAGTCACGAGGAGCCCGTCAACGACGCGGCGCGAATCTATCTCAACCGTCTCTCGGACTTGCTGTTCGTCATGGCGCGCGCGGTGAACGCGAGAGCGGGCTTGCGCGAAGACGAGTGGCACGTGAAGGGCCGCAAGGAGAGCTGA